One Granulicella sp. 5B5 DNA window includes the following coding sequences:
- a CDS encoding amidase: protein MRLSRRGFAKLCGSAVVAEGLLQAWPLMADVPGANDALTGKTLTEVSGMIRSKSVTSTQLVEALLARIMAINPKVNAYVTVMRTEALAQARVLDEEQKAGKFRGPLHGIPIALKDNIDTAGTRTTAASPMFKDRVPTEDATIVTKLKAAGAIILGKLNLHEFAIGCTGDVSYFGPTRNPWELDRVTGGSSAGSGAAVRSDLCYGALGTDTGGSIRVPSAWCGIVGLKPTVGLVSIKGIIPCAADLDHCGPMARTVEDVALMLGPMAGYDAGDIYSVESQPVDYVKAMKETPIGELRIGTPASFYDHVEPEVNEAIQAALAVLTKMTKGVTSEEPLMEFSLVSRDLGDAAAYHEDLIRKYGLLYMKPDQARFERLMNPPPGSKGPTAADDARARERLAVMRRTIDGVFKDFDVVVVPTIRNMPPKINESLALESAGTEANKKIYDWFNGTSACTNTAPFDVYGIPTISLPCGFSKSGLPIGMMIAAPHFQEGRVLALAYAYQQATEWHKRTPMLTADMPVPPIVEGKPSDGKGGDGKATDEEKK from the coding sequence ATGAGATTAAGCCGACGTGGATTTGCGAAGCTTTGTGGCAGTGCGGTGGTGGCCGAGGGGTTGTTGCAGGCGTGGCCGCTGATGGCCGATGTTCCGGGTGCGAACGATGCTCTGACAGGAAAGACGCTGACTGAGGTTTCGGGGATGATCCGCTCGAAGAGTGTGACCTCGACGCAGCTGGTGGAGGCGCTGCTGGCGCGGATCATGGCCATCAATCCTAAGGTGAATGCCTATGTGACAGTAATGCGCACGGAGGCGCTGGCGCAGGCCAGGGTGCTGGATGAAGAGCAGAAGGCAGGAAAGTTTCGCGGGCCGCTGCATGGGATTCCGATTGCGCTGAAGGACAACATCGATACCGCCGGAACGCGGACAACGGCGGCGAGCCCGATGTTCAAGGACCGCGTGCCGACCGAGGACGCCACGATTGTGACGAAGTTGAAGGCGGCGGGCGCGATCATCCTGGGCAAGCTGAACCTGCATGAGTTTGCGATTGGGTGCACGGGAGACGTGTCGTACTTCGGGCCGACGCGGAACCCCTGGGAACTGGACCGGGTGACGGGTGGGTCGTCGGCGGGGTCGGGCGCGGCGGTACGGTCAGACCTTTGCTATGGTGCGCTGGGGACGGACACGGGCGGGAGCATCCGTGTGCCTTCGGCGTGGTGCGGGATTGTGGGGCTGAAGCCGACGGTGGGGCTGGTGTCGATCAAGGGGATTATTCCTTGCGCGGCGGACCTGGACCATTGCGGGCCGATGGCGCGGACGGTGGAGGATGTTGCGTTGATGCTGGGGCCGATGGCGGGCTATGACGCGGGGGACATCTACAGCGTGGAGAGCCAGCCGGTGGACTATGTGAAGGCGATGAAGGAGACTCCGATTGGAGAGCTGCGGATCGGGACGCCTGCATCGTTTTATGACCACGTGGAGCCGGAGGTGAATGAGGCGATCCAGGCTGCGCTGGCGGTGCTGACGAAGATGACGAAGGGGGTGACGTCCGAGGAGCCGCTGATGGAGTTCAGCCTGGTGAGCCGTGATTTGGGCGACGCCGCGGCGTATCACGAAGACCTGATACGGAAGTATGGGCTGCTGTACATGAAGCCGGACCAGGCGCGGTTCGAGCGACTGATGAATCCCCCGCCGGGGTCGAAGGGGCCAACGGCTGCAGACGATGCGCGGGCTCGGGAGCGGCTGGCAGTGATGCGGCGGACGATCGACGGTGTGTTCAAGGACTTCGATGTGGTGGTGGTGCCGACGATCCGGAATATGCCGCCGAAGATCAACGAGTCGCTGGCGCTGGAGAGCGCGGGGACGGAGGCGAACAAGAAGATCTATGACTGGTTTAATGGGACGTCGGCGTGTACGAATACGGCGCCGTTCGATGTGTACGGGATACCGACGATCTCGCTACCGTGTGGGTTTTCGAAGAGCGGGCTGCCGATTGGGATGATGATCGCGGCACCGCACTTTCAGGAAGGGCGTGTGCTGGCGCTGGCGTATGCGTATCAGCAGGCGACGGAGTGGCATAAGCGGACGCCGATGCTGACGGCCGATATGCCGGTGCCTCCGATTGTGGAAGGGAAGCCCTCGGATGGAAAGGGCGGGGATGGTAAGGCTACGGATGAAGAGAAGAAGTGA
- a CDS encoding DHA2 family efflux MFS transporter permease subunit yields MAAATATAPPDQSASAAQGINPWLIAAAVMLATFMEVLDTSIASVALPYIAGSLSASNDEATWVLTSYLVSNAIILPASNWFSLKFGRKRFLMACVAIFTVASFACGAAPTLGLLLLFRVVQGAGGGALQPLSQAILLESFPPAKRGAAMAVFALGVVVAPVLGPTLGGWLTDTYSWRYAFYINIPIGILALYMINTYIKDPSYIKNAKVPRFDNLGFGALVVWTGCLQVILDKGQEVDWFGAVWIRWAAFALALSFGIFLWQSIWGKDPLVNLRVFKDRNFAVGCLLIFMFGVSIYSTVTVLPLFYQELLGYTAFTAGLVVAPRGIGAICGMPIIGYLSNKVDPRYLLTFGFAVFGMTTYYFGSVTLGISPNTLFLPILITGFGLSFVFVPISTASYGTLKNEQIGNASGIFNLMRNVGGSIGISIATTLLARRADVHQNEILSSSPGYVAGQGGAGGAGIAQHGLQNALAGFFGQNNTLAPAQASLYQQLIRQATNWAFVDVFRWLSLLCVLCVCFVWLLKKVKPGKPPAGAH; encoded by the coding sequence CTGGCCGCAGCGACTGCCACCGCGCCCCCCGACCAATCGGCGTCTGCAGCGCAGGGCATCAACCCCTGGCTCATCGCCGCGGCGGTAATGCTTGCGACCTTCATGGAGGTCCTCGATACCTCCATTGCCTCCGTAGCCCTCCCCTACATCGCTGGCTCCCTCTCGGCCTCTAATGACGAGGCCACCTGGGTCCTCACCAGCTACCTTGTCTCCAACGCCATCATCCTTCCGGCATCGAACTGGTTCTCCCTCAAGTTCGGCCGTAAACGCTTCCTCATGGCCTGCGTGGCCATCTTTACGGTCGCCAGCTTCGCCTGCGGAGCCGCACCCACCCTTGGGCTCCTTCTACTCTTCCGCGTCGTCCAGGGAGCAGGCGGCGGCGCGCTCCAGCCGCTCTCCCAGGCCATCCTGCTTGAGAGCTTCCCACCCGCCAAGCGTGGCGCAGCCATGGCCGTCTTCGCCCTCGGTGTCGTCGTCGCCCCGGTGCTCGGTCCCACGCTCGGCGGCTGGCTCACCGACACCTACTCCTGGCGCTATGCCTTCTACATCAACATCCCCATCGGCATCCTTGCCCTGTACATGATCAACACGTACATCAAGGACCCCTCCTACATCAAGAACGCCAAGGTGCCGCGCTTCGACAACCTCGGCTTCGGCGCTCTCGTCGTCTGGACAGGCTGCCTGCAGGTCATCCTCGACAAGGGCCAGGAGGTCGACTGGTTCGGTGCCGTCTGGATTCGCTGGGCCGCCTTCGCGCTCGCCCTCTCCTTCGGCATCTTCCTCTGGCAGTCCATCTGGGGCAAGGACCCCCTCGTCAACCTACGCGTCTTCAAGGACCGCAACTTCGCCGTCGGCTGCCTGCTTATCTTCATGTTCGGAGTCAGTATCTACTCCACCGTCACCGTTCTCCCGCTCTTCTACCAGGAGCTCCTCGGCTACACCGCCTTCACCGCGGGCCTTGTCGTCGCGCCCCGCGGAATCGGCGCCATCTGCGGCATGCCGATCATCGGCTACCTTTCCAACAAGGTCGATCCTCGTTACCTGCTCACCTTCGGCTTCGCCGTCTTCGGCATGACGACCTACTACTTCGGCTCCGTCACGCTGGGCATCTCTCCCAACACGCTCTTCCTGCCCATCCTCATCACCGGTTTCGGCCTCAGCTTCGTCTTCGTGCCCATCAGCACAGCCTCCTACGGCACCCTCAAGAACGAGCAGATCGGCAACGCCAGCGGCATCTTCAATCTCATGCGCAACGTCGGCGGCAGCATCGGCATCTCCATCGCTACCACGCTGCTGGCCCGCCGCGCCGACGTCCATCAGAACGAGATCCTCAGCTCCTCCCCCGGCTACGTCGCCGGACAGGGCGGTGCCGGCGGAGCAGGTATCGCGCAGCACGGCCTGCAAAACGCGCTCGCCGGCTTCTTCGGCCAGAACAACACCCTCGCTCCCGCACAAGCCAGCCTCTACCAGCAGCTCATCCGCCAGGCCACCAACTGGGCCTTCGTCGACGTCTTCCGCTGGCTCTCGCTTCTCTGCGTCCTCTGCGTCTGTTTCGTCTGGCTGCTCAAGAAGGTCAAGCCCGGCAAGCCCCCCGCCGGGGCGCACTAA
- the dnaK gene encoding molecular chaperone DnaK, with protein sequence MGKIIGIDLGTTNSCVAVMEGGEPKVIPNEEGGRTTPSIVAFTKNGERLVGQVAKRQAITNPENTIYSIKRFMGRRLNEVGDEMKMVPYKVVAKGDNVAVLAQGHEYTAPEISAMILQKLKKAAEDYLGQSVTEAVITVPAYFNDAQRQATKDAGKIAGLDVKRIVNEPTAAALAYGLDKKKDETIAVYDFGGGTFDISILEVGDGVIEVKSTNGDTHLGGDNLDQRIVDWLISEFKSESGLDLTSKGNEMALQRLKDAAERAKIELSTAQETEINLPFITADASGPKHLVRTLSRAKLEQLVADLLEKSVGPSKQALKDAGIDASKIDEVVLVGGQTRMPAIQKLVKDLFGKEPHKGVNPDEVVAIGAAVQAGVLAGDVKDLLLLDVTPLTLSIETMGSVATPMIPRNTTIPTKKSETFSTAADNQTEVEVHVMQGERPMAAQNRTLGKFKLGGILPAPRGVPQIEVTFDIDANGILNVSAKDNATGKDAKITITSSSGLSKEEVERMAKDAEAHAAEDKEAKEKIEAKNQLDSMVYNVEKMLKDGGEKLDGADKGDVEGALSEAKTTLAGDASAADLNASREKLTSASHKLAEALYKATAAAGAPTDGETAAAGTTEEPKKDEGVIDAEYVDTDK encoded by the coding sequence ATGGGAAAGATTATTGGTATTGATCTCGGAACGACGAATAGCTGTGTCGCGGTAATGGAAGGCGGCGAGCCGAAGGTAATTCCGAATGAAGAGGGCGGCCGCACGACGCCGTCGATTGTGGCGTTCACGAAGAACGGGGAGCGGCTGGTAGGCCAGGTGGCCAAGCGCCAGGCGATTACGAACCCTGAGAACACGATCTACTCGATCAAGCGGTTTATGGGACGCCGGCTGAATGAGGTTGGCGACGAGATGAAGATGGTGCCGTACAAGGTTGTGGCCAAGGGCGACAACGTGGCGGTGTTGGCGCAGGGGCATGAGTACACGGCTCCTGAGATCTCGGCAATGATTTTGCAGAAGCTGAAGAAGGCTGCTGAGGACTATCTTGGGCAGTCGGTGACGGAGGCTGTCATCACGGTTCCGGCGTACTTCAATGACGCGCAGCGGCAGGCGACGAAGGATGCCGGCAAGATCGCTGGTCTGGATGTGAAGCGTATTGTGAACGAGCCGACCGCGGCTGCGCTGGCCTATGGCCTGGACAAGAAGAAGGACGAGACGATTGCCGTGTATGACTTCGGCGGCGGCACGTTCGATATCTCGATCCTGGAAGTGGGCGATGGCGTGATCGAGGTGAAGTCGACCAACGGTGATACGCACCTGGGCGGCGACAATCTTGACCAGCGGATTGTGGACTGGTTGATTTCGGAGTTCAAGTCGGAGTCAGGTCTTGATCTGACCTCGAAGGGCAACGAGATGGCACTGCAGCGCCTGAAGGATGCTGCGGAGCGCGCCAAGATCGAGCTTTCGACCGCGCAGGAGACGGAGATCAACCTGCCGTTTATCACAGCAGACGCGAGCGGGCCGAAGCACCTGGTGCGGACATTGAGCCGCGCCAAGCTGGAGCAGTTGGTCGCTGACCTGCTGGAGAAGTCGGTTGGGCCGAGCAAGCAGGCGCTGAAGGATGCGGGTATCGACGCGAGCAAGATCGACGAGGTTGTTCTCGTCGGTGGACAGACGCGTATGCCGGCGATCCAGAAGCTGGTGAAGGACCTGTTCGGCAAGGAGCCGCATAAGGGTGTGAACCCGGATGAGGTGGTCGCGATTGGTGCGGCGGTGCAGGCTGGCGTGCTGGCGGGCGATGTAAAGGACCTGCTGCTGCTGGATGTGACTCCTCTGACGCTGTCGATCGAGACGATGGGTTCGGTGGCGACGCCGATGATCCCGCGCAACACGACGATCCCGACGAAGAAGTCGGAGACGTTCTCGACGGCGGCCGATAACCAGACCGAGGTCGAGGTCCACGTGATGCAGGGTGAGCGTCCGATGGCGGCGCAGAACCGCACGCTGGGCAAGTTCAAGCTGGGCGGCATCCTGCCGGCTCCGCGTGGCGTGCCGCAGATTGAGGTGACGTTCGATATCGACGCGAATGGCATCCTGAACGTCTCTGCGAAGGACAATGCGACGGGCAAGGACGCGAAGATCACTATCACGAGCTCGTCGGGCCTGAGTAAGGAAGAGGTCGAGCGCATGGCGAAGGACGCCGAGGCGCACGCGGCCGAGGACAAGGAAGCGAAGGAGAAGATCGAGGCGAAGAACCAGCTCGACTCGATGGTCTACAACGTGGAGAAGATGCTGAAGGACGGCGGCGAGAAGCTGGACGGCGCGGACAAGGGCGACGTGGAAGGCGCGTTGAGCGAGGCGAAGACGACGCTCGCAGGCGATGCCAGCGCGGCGGACCTGAACGCGTCCCGCGAGAAGCTGACCTCGGCAAGCCACAAGCTGGCCGAGGCGCTGTACAAGGCGACGGCTGCGGCGGGCGCTCCCACAGACGGCGAAACTGCCGCCGCGGGGACGACCGAAGAGCCGAAGAAGGACGAAGGCGTGATCGACGCGGAGTATGTCGACACGGACAAGTAA
- a CDS encoding DNA-formamidopyrimidine glycosylase family protein, giving the protein MPEGNEIHRWAERHTRAFVGRKMHVDSPTGRFADADALDGRKLEEVRAKGKHLGYVFGKDRVLHVHLGRYGDWTEGQMPLPEPKGALRLRMWPVGAKARTDAAKASVRHGWYSEDDGSNPVAPEDVDWLELRGPSDCSLWSDAKWAELLKRLGPDPLSNDGVEGDDPAPAFAEIAKSKMTIAQLLMEQDVIAGIGNIYRAELLYRARMSPFLEGREVPPAALKAMWKDAIPLMKAGMVDRRIVTTRSKDRPHSTGKPLKEEVHYVYRRAGKPCWVCGTKILKKDLAGRTLYWCPVCQGTDAS; this is encoded by the coding sequence ATGCCTGAAGGCAATGAGATTCATCGGTGGGCGGAGCGGCATACGCGGGCGTTTGTAGGGAGGAAGATGCATGTGGACTCGCCGACGGGGCGGTTTGCCGATGCAGATGCTCTGGATGGGCGGAAGCTAGAAGAGGTGAGGGCTAAGGGCAAGCACCTGGGGTATGTGTTTGGGAAAGACCGCGTGCTGCATGTGCATCTGGGGCGGTATGGCGATTGGACCGAAGGGCAGATGCCTCTGCCGGAGCCGAAGGGCGCGCTGCGGCTGCGGATGTGGCCGGTGGGGGCGAAGGCGCGGACGGATGCGGCGAAGGCCAGCGTGCGGCATGGGTGGTACTCGGAGGATGATGGGTCGAACCCGGTGGCTCCGGAGGATGTGGACTGGCTGGAGCTGCGGGGGCCGAGCGATTGCAGCCTGTGGAGCGATGCGAAGTGGGCGGAGTTGCTGAAGCGGTTGGGACCTGATCCTTTATCGAACGACGGGGTGGAAGGGGATGACCCGGCGCCGGCGTTTGCGGAGATCGCGAAGTCGAAGATGACGATTGCGCAGCTGTTGATGGAGCAGGATGTGATTGCGGGGATTGGGAACATCTATAGAGCGGAGCTGCTGTATCGGGCGCGGATGAGCCCGTTTCTGGAGGGGCGCGAGGTGCCGCCGGCGGCTCTGAAAGCCATGTGGAAGGATGCGATTCCCCTGATGAAGGCCGGAATGGTGGACCGCAGGATTGTTACGACGCGGTCGAAGGACAGGCCCCATTCGACAGGTAAACCGCTGAAGGAGGAGGTGCACTATGTGTATCGCCGGGCGGGGAAGCCGTGCTGGGTGTGCGGGACGAAGATTTTGAAGAAGGATCTGGCGGGGCGGACGTTGTACTGGTGTCCAGTGTGCCAGGGGACGGATGCAAGTTAA
- a CDS encoding DnaJ C-terminal domain-containing protein, with product MATQTKDYYGVLGVKKTASADEIRKAFRKLARKYHPDVNPGDKKAEEKFKEISEANDVLSDEKKRKIFDQVGFYSDNIDPAAAEAYARGGGQPGASGFGGGGASAGARGQAGGGVPFDFGGFDFSGFQGGGRGTQESEGFGASFRDVFTGMFNGGGRQARGPQPGTDVEYKVEIDFWTAVRGGVTRLEIQRQEQCPTCKGRAVVGGSTECPECHGSGQVTQMGGRMKFNIQCPRCGGSGKVQKACPKCDGAGVLTRREPLEFRIKAGTRDGQRIRLAGKGNAGTEGAPAGDLYLIIVVGPNKLFKRVGDDIHVTVPVTVMEAALGAKIDVPTIDGVGTQIGQSQLKIPPGTQAGQKLRMREKGVTSATKEGHRGDQIVEVKIVVPKVQDERSKEILRELQKLNPEDPRAEMLAGI from the coding sequence ATGGCTACGCAGACGAAGGACTACTACGGTGTACTTGGCGTCAAGAAGACGGCGAGTGCGGATGAGATTCGCAAGGCGTTTCGCAAGCTGGCGCGGAAGTATCACCCGGATGTGAACCCAGGGGACAAGAAGGCGGAGGAGAAGTTCAAGGAGATCTCCGAGGCCAACGACGTGCTGAGCGACGAGAAGAAGCGGAAGATCTTCGACCAGGTCGGGTTCTACTCGGACAACATCGACCCGGCCGCGGCGGAGGCGTATGCGCGTGGCGGCGGGCAGCCGGGGGCATCAGGGTTTGGCGGCGGCGGTGCGAGCGCGGGCGCGCGTGGGCAGGCTGGCGGCGGAGTTCCGTTTGATTTTGGCGGGTTTGATTTTTCGGGCTTTCAGGGTGGTGGCCGCGGCACGCAGGAGAGCGAAGGGTTCGGGGCGAGCTTTCGCGATGTGTTTACCGGGATGTTCAATGGGGGTGGCCGGCAGGCACGCGGGCCGCAGCCGGGGACCGACGTCGAGTACAAAGTGGAGATCGACTTTTGGACGGCGGTGCGCGGCGGCGTGACGCGGCTGGAGATCCAGCGGCAGGAGCAATGCCCGACGTGCAAAGGACGTGCTGTGGTGGGTGGGAGCACGGAGTGTCCTGAGTGCCACGGCAGCGGCCAGGTGACGCAGATGGGCGGGCGGATGAAGTTCAACATCCAGTGCCCGCGGTGCGGTGGCAGCGGCAAGGTGCAGAAGGCGTGTCCAAAGTGCGATGGCGCCGGTGTGCTGACGCGGCGGGAGCCGTTGGAGTTTCGCATCAAGGCAGGGACGCGCGATGGGCAGCGGATTCGGCTGGCGGGCAAGGGCAATGCGGGGACGGAGGGCGCGCCGGCGGGTGATCTGTATTTGATTATTGTTGTTGGCCCCAACAAGCTGTTCAAGCGTGTGGGTGATGACATCCACGTGACGGTGCCTGTGACGGTGATGGAAGCTGCCCTGGGCGCGAAGATCGATGTGCCGACAATTGATGGAGTGGGTACGCAGATTGGGCAGTCGCAGCTGAAGATTCCGCCGGGCACGCAGGCCGGGCAGAAGCTGCGGATGCGCGAGAAAGGCGTCACCAGCGCGACGAAAGAAGGGCATCGCGGGGACCAGATCGTCGAGGTGAAGATTGTGGTGCCGAAGGTGCAGGATGAGCGGTCGAAGGAGATTCTGCGCGAGCTGCAGAAGCTGAACCCGGAAGATCCGCGGGCGGAGATGCTGGCGGGGATTTAG
- a CDS encoding SDR family oxidoreductase yields the protein MHNAIYWIELIAFIIALLALSLGVTRILGTIRLPAGAVVVVTGGSRGLGLAIASRFAKSHPVRLVLTSRHMDELEQAKTTLLARHPHLKPEDIHLVAADLAQPTECQRLIADSLACFGRIDVLINNAAIIEVGPAELLPATSFEQAMQINFFAAFHTTWAALPHLLKQQPLVGSRRAAIVNIASIGGKMAVPHMLPYTAAKFALVGFSEGLHTELHAKDVLVTTVCPGLMRTGGEAHAKFVGNVEAERRWFMFAATKPVITTTATHAANKIYRAIELNRAEITITPQAWFAARIAGLMPETIQFANALTNRFILPKAPVDD from the coding sequence ATGCACAACGCCATTTACTGGATCGAACTCATCGCCTTCATCATCGCACTGCTTGCCCTTTCGCTCGGAGTCACGCGTATCCTCGGCACCATCCGCCTCCCCGCCGGAGCCGTCGTCGTTGTCACCGGTGGTTCCCGAGGCCTGGGCCTCGCCATAGCCTCGCGCTTCGCCAAGTCTCACCCAGTACGCCTCGTCCTTACCTCGCGCCACATGGACGAGCTCGAGCAGGCAAAGACCACGCTCCTCGCCCGTCATCCGCACCTCAAGCCCGAAGACATCCATCTCGTCGCCGCCGACCTGGCGCAGCCCACAGAGTGCCAGCGTCTCATCGCCGACTCCCTCGCCTGCTTTGGCCGCATCGACGTCCTCATCAACAACGCCGCCATCATCGAGGTCGGCCCTGCCGAACTGCTCCCCGCCACCTCCTTCGAGCAAGCTATGCAGATCAACTTCTTCGCCGCCTTCCACACCACCTGGGCTGCACTGCCGCACCTGCTCAAGCAGCAACCGCTCGTCGGCTCCCGCCGCGCCGCCATCGTCAACATCGCAAGCATTGGCGGCAAGATGGCCGTCCCCCACATGCTCCCCTACACCGCAGCCAAGTTCGCTCTGGTCGGTTTCTCTGAAGGCCTGCACACAGAGCTGCATGCGAAAGACGTCCTCGTCACCACCGTCTGTCCCGGCCTCATGCGCACCGGCGGCGAAGCCCACGCAAAGTTCGTCGGCAATGTCGAAGCCGAGCGCCGCTGGTTCATGTTCGCCGCCACTAAACCGGTCATCACTACCACGGCCACCCACGCCGCCAACAAGATCTACCGCGCCATCGAACTCAACCGCGCTGAGATCACCATCACCCCACAGGCCTGGTTCGCCGCCCGCATCGCTGGCCTCATGCCAGAAACCATCCAGTTCGCCAACGCCCTCACCAACCGCTTCATACTGCCCAAAGCGCCCGTCGACGACTAA
- a CDS encoding helix-turn-helix transcriptional regulator codes for MATKRKSKGAYMISAVAEMYQIHPQTLRLYEREGLLRPSRSEGNTRLYTDEDLERLEFILNLARDLGVNMAGIAIVLQMRERMEEMNRQMQGFVDYVRTEMLTRMQQQTPQPGLVPFRRPVKVNKEKE; via the coding sequence ATGGCGACGAAGCGTAAGAGTAAAGGCGCGTATATGATCTCGGCGGTGGCGGAGATGTACCAGATCCATCCGCAGACGTTGAGGCTGTATGAGCGTGAAGGACTGTTACGGCCGTCGCGGTCGGAGGGGAACACGCGGCTGTATACGGATGAGGATCTGGAGCGGCTGGAGTTCATCCTGAACCTAGCGCGGGATCTGGGCGTGAATATGGCGGGGATTGCGATTGTGCTGCAGATGCGTGAACGCATGGAGGAGATGAACCGCCAGATGCAGGGGTTCGTCGACTACGTGCGCACGGAGATGCTGACACGGATGCAGCAGCAGACGCCGCAGCCGGGGCTGGTGCCGTTTCGGCGGCCGGTTAAAGTGAACAAAGAGAAAGAGTAG
- a CDS encoding glycosyltransferase — translation MTVLLHILFWVAAFGSVTSTIYCGMVLAAAGRFGLTKRREQREAVDYLPPLSVLKPLHGTEDGMERNIETFFEQEYPEFELLFCARHATDEGLQLAERVGQRYPHVAARYVTCGEPMPKFHNAKVYSLAKLDSVAKYDTFITSDADVRVAKDYLQRMVQTLKDPKIALASCVYLGTAHVGAGFSSRLDAVGKSVEMTSGVLVADMIEGTKFALGATMALPRKSFQDAGGFDELGQFYADDFVLGNRLANQGKGVRMATHIIRLMVQDSPFWLSFRNQLRWMQSTRRSRPWGHFGSGFTFAMPFGVLGLLWGLLSGHALLGLVWFAAMVVNRWLQAAAILSVLGDPYIAYNTLIYPLRDLLGSILWLGSYGGENFYYRGKIYKLKEGGRVEAPE, via the coding sequence ATGACGGTCCTGCTTCATATTCTGTTCTGGGTGGCGGCGTTTGGGTCGGTTACCTCAACCATCTACTGCGGCATGGTGCTGGCGGCAGCGGGGCGTTTTGGCCTGACGAAGCGGCGCGAACAGCGGGAGGCGGTGGACTATCTGCCTCCGCTGAGTGTGCTGAAGCCGCTGCACGGCACCGAAGACGGGATGGAACGGAACATTGAGACGTTCTTCGAGCAGGAGTATCCGGAGTTCGAACTGCTGTTTTGTGCACGGCACGCGACGGACGAAGGACTGCAGTTGGCGGAACGGGTGGGGCAGCGGTATCCGCATGTGGCGGCGCGCTATGTGACGTGCGGCGAGCCGATGCCGAAGTTTCATAACGCGAAGGTGTACTCGCTGGCGAAGCTGGATTCCGTGGCGAAGTATGACACGTTCATCACTAGCGATGCAGACGTGCGGGTTGCGAAGGATTACCTGCAGCGGATGGTGCAAACGCTGAAGGACCCGAAGATCGCGCTGGCGAGTTGTGTGTACCTGGGTACAGCGCATGTGGGCGCGGGGTTTTCGTCGCGACTGGATGCGGTGGGCAAGAGTGTGGAGATGACCAGCGGCGTGCTGGTCGCGGACATGATTGAGGGCACCAAGTTTGCACTGGGTGCGACGATGGCGCTGCCGCGAAAGAGCTTTCAGGATGCGGGCGGCTTCGACGAACTGGGCCAGTTCTACGCCGATGACTTTGTGCTGGGTAATCGGCTGGCGAACCAAGGCAAGGGCGTGCGGATGGCCACGCATATCATCCGGTTGATGGTGCAGGACTCGCCGTTCTGGCTGAGCTTCCGCAACCAGCTGCGTTGGATGCAGAGCACACGGCGGTCGCGGCCGTGGGGGCACTTCGGCAGCGGGTTTACCTTCGCGATGCCGTTTGGAGTGTTGGGGCTGTTGTGGGGCCTGTTGAGTGGGCACGCGCTGCTGGGCTTGGTGTGGTTCGCAGCTATGGTGGTGAACCGCTGGCTGCAGGCGGCCGCGATCCTGAGCGTGCTGGGCGATCCGTATATTGCGTATAACACGCTGATCTATCCGCTGCGCGATCTGCTGGGAAGCATCCTGTGGCTGGGCAGCTATGGCGGCGAGAACTTCTACTATCGCGGAAAGATCTACAAGCTGAAGGAAGGCGGCCGTGTGGAGGCGCCGGAGTAG